One region of Primulina tabacum isolate GXHZ01 chromosome 1, ASM2559414v2, whole genome shotgun sequence genomic DNA includes:
- the LOC142554014 gene encoding putative protein S-acyltransferase 9 isoform X2: MDKRIYEVWKGNNVLVLLLLTSARDPGIVPRNSHPPEEEFCYDNSASVEIGGRQTPSLQFPRTKEVMVNGLPVRVKYCDTCMLYRPPRCSHCSICNNCVERFDHHCPWVGQCIGLRNYRFFFCFVSSAALLCIYVFAMSALYIKVLMDDYHGTVWKAMKESPASVVLMSYCFISLWFVGGLTGFHLYLIGTNQTTYENFRYRADNRINVYDRGCLNNFLEVFCTKVKPSKNNFLAFAQEEPQRPPLPTTRDAEPLDTGEDRRTKVEDDLDIGGDLLKISQRHNIEDIEADIRSRGSDVPHHNSSEGDSVFGSDRRVPTMQSDVRHSSWGRRSGSWEIGSEGTYVTPKEAYQ, translated from the exons ATGGATAAGCGCATTTACGAAGTTTGGAAGGGGAATAAT GTGTTGGTGCTTCTTCTCCTCACTTCAGCTCGGGATCCAGGTATCGTACCGCGTAATTCACATCCACCTGAAGAAGAATTTTGTTATGACAATTCAGCATCAGTGGAGATTGGTGGGCGGCAGACACCAAGCCTCCAGTTTCCTCGAACTAAAGAAGTGATGGTTAATGGACTTCCTGTCAGAGTTAAATATTGTGATACTTGCATGCTCTATCGTCCTCCTCGTTGCTCACATTGCTCCATTTGCAACAATTGTGTGGAGCGTTTTGATCACCACTGCCCTTGGGTGGGCCAGTGCATAGGATTG CGGAACTACcggtttttcttttgttttgtctCTTCTGCTGCCCTTCTTTGTATCTACGTGTTTGCGATGTCTGCTTTGTACATCAAGGTTCTGATGGATGATTATCATGGGACTGTATGGAAAGCGATGAAAGAATCTCCGGCGTCTGTAGTTCTGATGTCATATTGTTTTATTTCCTTGTGGTTTGTTGGTGGACTTACCGGGTTTCACCTTTATCTAATAGGCACAAATCAG ACAACCTACGAAAATTTCCGCTATAGAGCTGATAACAGAATCAATGTTTATGATCGCGGTTGTTTGAATAACTTTTTGGAAGTATTTTGTACGAAGGTAAAACCTTCAAAAAACAACTTCCTAGCATTTGCACAAGAGGAGCCACAAAGGCCTCCTCTGCCTACCACCCGGGATGCTGAACCTCTTGATACTGGTGAGGACCGACGCACGAAAGTGGAAGATGATCTAGATATCGGTGGAGATCTTTTGAAGATCTCGCAGCGTCACAACATTGAAGATATTGAAGCAGATATTCGTAGCAGAGGAAGTGATGTTCCCCATCATAATTCCTCTGAAGGCGATTCTGTTTTTGGATCCGATAGGCGAGTCCCCACCATGCAATCAGATGTGAGACACTCAAGTTGGGGAAGACGAAGTGGAAGCTGGGAGATTGGATCGGAAGGAACATATGTTACTCCAAAAGAAGCATATCAATGA
- the LOC142554051 gene encoding cellulose synthase A catalytic subunit 2 [UDP-forming]-like, with translation MDTKGRLVAGSHNRNEFVVINADDVGRVTSVKELSGQNCQICGDEIEFTVDGEPFVACNECAFPVCRSCYEYERREGNQACPQCKIRYKRIKGSPRVDGDEDEDEFDDLENEFDYISDDRRAPLHFSEAGHFARHNIGRSASGITIPSEVDHSNLNSDIPLLTYGQEDDTISADKHALIIPPFMSRGKRIHPAPFTDSSMTLPPRPMDPKKDLAVYGYGTIAWKDRMEEWKRKQNDKLQVVKHQGDEGGVNGDELDDPDLPKMDEGRQPLSRKLPISSSKISPYRIIIVIRLAILGLFFHYRILHPVNDAYGLWLTSIICEIWFAVSWIFDQLPKWYPIERETYLDRLSLRYEKEGKPSELAPVDIYVSTVDPMKEPPLITANTVLSILAVDYPIDKVACYVSDDGAAMLTFEALSETSEFARKWVPFCKKYSIEPRAPEWYFVQKVDYLKDKVEPTFVRERRAMKREYEEFKVRINGLVATAQKVPEDGWTMQDGTPWPGNNVRDHPGMIQVFLGQNGVRDIEGNELPRLIYVSREKRPGFEHHKKAGAMNSLIRVSAVISNAPFLLNVDCDHYINNSKALREAMCFMMDPQSGKKICYVQFPQRFDGIDKHDRYSNRNVVFFDINMKGLDGIQGPIYVGTGCVFRRQALYGYDAPKKAKPPGKTCNCWPKWFCCCFGSRKKNKKKTLKDKKKNTKVREASTQIHALENIEEGIEGVDSEKSSLMPQIKFEKKFGQSPVFIASTLLEDGGVPAGASSASLLKEAIHVISCGYEDKTEWGRDIGWIYGSVTEDILTGFKMHCHGWRSVYCIPKRPAFKGSAPINLSDRLHQVLRWALGSVEIFLSRHCPIWYGYGCGLKPLERFSYINSIIYPLTSIPLIAYCTLPAVCLLTGKFIVPEISNYASILFMALFISIAATSILEIQWGRVGIDDMWRNEQFWVIGGVSAHFFALIQGLLKVLAGVNTNFTVTSKAADDGEFSDLYLFKWTSLLIPPLTLMIINIIGVIVGISDAISNGYESWGPLFGRLFFAIWVILHLYPFLKGFMGRQNRIPTIIVVWSILLASIFSLLWVRINPFLSRDGIILEVCGLNCD, from the exons ATGGATACTAAAGGCAGGCTTGTTGCTGGTTCACACAACAGGAATGAATTTGTGGTCATCAATGCCGATGATGTTGGAAGA GTGACTTCTGTAAAAGAGTTGAGCGGTCAAAATTGCCAGATTTGTGGGGATGAGATTGAATTCACCGTAGATGGGGAGCCCTTCGTTGCCTGCAATGAATGTGCATTCCCTGTTTGTAGATCTTGCTATGAATACGAAAGAAGGGAGGGTAATCAAGCTTGTCCTCAGTGCAAAATCAGATACAAACGCATTAAAG GGAGTCCTAGAGTTGATGGAGACGAAGATGAAGATGAATTTGATGATTTGGAGAACGAGTTTGACTATATCAGCGATGACAGGAGAGCCCCTTTGCACTTTTCTGAAGCTGGCCACTTTGCTCGCCATAATATTGGCCGGAGTGCTTCTGGGATCACCATTCCGTCGGAAGTGGACCATTCAAATCTTAACTCAGATATCCCTCTTCTCACGTATGGTCAAGAG GATGATACGATTTCTGCCGACAAGCATGCTCTTATTATCCCACCATTTATGAGCCGTGGAAAGCGAATACATCCGGCTCCGTTCACCGATTCCTCCATGACTT TGCCACCACGGCCGATGGATCCGAAGAAAGACTTAGCCGTATACGGTTATGGTACCATTGCCTGGAAAGATAGAATGGAAGAATGGAAGAGAAAGCAAAATGATAAGCTTCAAGTGGTTAAGCATCAAGGAGATGAAGGTGGTGTTAATGGAGATGAGCTGGATGATCCTGATTTACCCAA GATGGATGAAGGCAGGCAGCCACTTTCCAGGAAGTTACCGATTTCTTCAAGCAAGATTAGCCCTTACCGAATAATCATTGTAATACGGTTGGCGATTCTTGGGTTGTTCTTCCATTATAGAATTCTTCACCCTGTGAATGATGCATATGGATTATGGTTAACATCCATTATCTGTGAGATATGGTTCGCTGTATCGTGGATATTTGACCAGCTTCCAAAATGGTATCCCATTGAGCGAGAAACCTACTTGGATAGGCTCTCGCTGAG GTACGAGAAAGAAGGAAAGCCCTCAGAGCTAGCTCCTGTGGACATATACGTGAGTACGGTGGATCCAATGAAAGAGCCGCCACTTATTACGGCAAACACAGTTCTTTCTATACTTGCTGTGGATTATCCAATTGACAAGGTTGCATGCTATGTCTCGGACGATGGTGCTGCAATGCTTACTTTTGAAGCTCTGTCTGAAACATCTGAGTTTGCCCGAAAATGGGTCCCATTCTGCAAGAAATATAGCATAGAGCCTCGGGCTCCTGAATGGTATTTTGTTCAAAAGGTCGACTATTTGAAAGACAAGGTCGAGCCAACATTTGTGAGAGAACGCCGTGCAATGAAG AGAGAATACGAAGAGTTCAAAGTTCGAATAAATGGATTGGTTGCCACAGCGCAGAAGGTTCCTGAGGATGGTTGGACCATGCAGGACGGAACTCCATGGCCGGGAAATAATGTTCGAGACCATCCAGGAATGATACAG gTGTTCCTTGGTCAAAATGGTGTGCGAGATATTGAAGGGAATGAGTTACCTAGGCTTATATATGTTTCTCGTGAGAAGAGGCCGGGTTTTGAGCATCACAAAAAAGCCGGTGCTATGAATTCTTTG ATAAGGGTGTCGGCTGTCATCTCTAATGCACCTTTCCTACTCAATGTTGATTGTGATCACTATATAAATAACAGCAAAGCTCTTAGGGAAGCTATGTGTTTCATGATGGATCCTCAGTCTGGAAAGAAAATATGTTACGTGCAATTTCCTCAAAGATTTGATGGAATTGATAAGCATGATCGATATTCAAATCGTAATGTTGTCTTTTTCGAT ATAAATATGAAAGGACTTGATGGGATCCAAGGTCCGATATATGTTGGAACTGGATGTGTCTTCAGGAGGCAAGCACTTTATGGATACGACGCCCCCAAGAAGGCTAAGCCCCCTGGTAAGACATGCAATTGTTGGCCAAAATGGTTTTGCTGCTGTTTTGGATCGAGAAAGAAGAACAAGAAAAAGACGTTGAAGGATAAGAAGAAAAATACCAAGGTTAGGGAAGCTTCGACACAGATTCATGCTCTAGAAAATATCGAGGAAGGAATCGAAG GAGTTGACAGCGAAAAATCATCCCTCATGCCCCAAATaaagtttgaaaaaaaatttggacAGTCGCCGGTGTTCATTGCTTCAACACTTCTAGAAGATGGCGGTGTTCCTGCCGGAGCAAGTTCGGCATCGCTCTTAAAGGAAGCTATTCATGTCATTAGTTGTGGTTATGAAGATAAAACTGAATGGGGAAGAGAT ATTGGATGGATTTATGGTTCTGTTACTGAAGATATCTTAACCGGTTTTAAGATGCATTGTCATGGCTGGCGATCTGTTTATTGCATACCCAAAAGGCCCGCGTTTAAAGGGTCAGCCCCGATCAATCTTTCTGATCGTTTGCACCAAGTTCTTCGATGGGCCTTGGGATCAGTTGAGATTTTCTTGAGTAGGCATTGCCCGATTTGGTATGGGTATGGGTGTGGTCTGAAGCCACTAGAGAGATTTTCTTACATAAACTCGATCATCTATCCATTGACTTCTATTCCCTTGATTGCTTATTGTACCTTGCCAGCAGTCTGTCTCCTTACAGGAAAATTCATTGTCCCTGAG ATAAGCAATTATGCCAGTATACTTTTCATGGCTCTCTTTATATCAATTGCTGCAACGAGTATCTTAGAAATACAGTGGGGACGTGTTGGGATAGATGACATGTGGAGAAACGAGCAATTTTGGGTAATTGGAGGCGTCTCAGCTCACTTCTTTGCTCTGATCCAAGGTCTCCTTAAGGTCTTGGCTGGTGTGAATACAAATTTCACTGTTACTTCCAAAGCTGCAGATGATGGAGAATtttctgatctctatcttttCAAATGGACCTCATTGTTGATCCCTCCATTGACGCTAATGATCATCAACATCATTGGAGTTATAGTTGGCATATCGGATGCCATAAGCAATGGGTACGAATCATGGGGTCCTTTATTTGGCCGTTTGTTTTTCGCAATTTGGGTCATTCTCCATTTATACCCTTTCCTCAAAGGTTTCATGGGAAGACAAAACAGGATTCCCACCATCATTGTGGTGTGGTCTATCCTTCTTGCTTCTATATTCTCATTGTTGTGGGTACGAATCAACCCGTTTTTGTCAAGAGACGGTATAATACTTGAAGTCTGCGGGTTGAATTGTGattaa
- the LOC142554014 gene encoding protein S-acyltransferase 8-like isoform X1 produces the protein MDKRIYEVWKGNNIFFLGGRLIFGPDARSLLVTLLLIIGPVAVFCVFVARHLRHEFSSYNAGYAIMIVAIVFTIHVLVLLLLTSARDPGIVPRNSHPPEEEFCYDNSASVEIGGRQTPSLQFPRTKEVMVNGLPVRVKYCDTCMLYRPPRCSHCSICNNCVERFDHHCPWVGQCIGLRNYRFFFCFVSSAALLCIYVFAMSALYIKVLMDDYHGTVWKAMKESPASVVLMSYCFISLWFVGGLTGFHLYLIGTNQTTYENFRYRADNRINVYDRGCLNNFLEVFCTKVKPSKNNFLAFAQEEPQRPPLPTTRDAEPLDTGEDRRTKVEDDLDIGGDLLKISQRHNIEDIEADIRSRGSDVPHHNSSEGDSVFGSDRRVPTMQSDVRHSSWGRRSGSWEIGSEGTYVTPKEAYQ, from the exons ATGGATAAGCGCATTTACGAAGTTTGGAAGGGGAATAAT ATCTTTTTCCTTGGTGGGAGATTGATATTTGGCCCTGATGCGAGGTCATTGCTTGTCACCCTATTGTTAATAATCGGCCCAGTTGCTGTCTTTTGTGTTTTTGTTGCAAGACATCTTCGCCACGAGTTTTCCTCGTATAATGCAGGATATGCTATTATGATTGTCGCTATAGTCTTCACAATTCAT GTGTTGGTGCTTCTTCTCCTCACTTCAGCTCGGGATCCAGGTATCGTACCGCGTAATTCACATCCACCTGAAGAAGAATTTTGTTATGACAATTCAGCATCAGTGGAGATTGGTGGGCGGCAGACACCAAGCCTCCAGTTTCCTCGAACTAAAGAAGTGATGGTTAATGGACTTCCTGTCAGAGTTAAATATTGTGATACTTGCATGCTCTATCGTCCTCCTCGTTGCTCACATTGCTCCATTTGCAACAATTGTGTGGAGCGTTTTGATCACCACTGCCCTTGGGTGGGCCAGTGCATAGGATTG CGGAACTACcggtttttcttttgttttgtctCTTCTGCTGCCCTTCTTTGTATCTACGTGTTTGCGATGTCTGCTTTGTACATCAAGGTTCTGATGGATGATTATCATGGGACTGTATGGAAAGCGATGAAAGAATCTCCGGCGTCTGTAGTTCTGATGTCATATTGTTTTATTTCCTTGTGGTTTGTTGGTGGACTTACCGGGTTTCACCTTTATCTAATAGGCACAAATCAG ACAACCTACGAAAATTTCCGCTATAGAGCTGATAACAGAATCAATGTTTATGATCGCGGTTGTTTGAATAACTTTTTGGAAGTATTTTGTACGAAGGTAAAACCTTCAAAAAACAACTTCCTAGCATTTGCACAAGAGGAGCCACAAAGGCCTCCTCTGCCTACCACCCGGGATGCTGAACCTCTTGATACTGGTGAGGACCGACGCACGAAAGTGGAAGATGATCTAGATATCGGTGGAGATCTTTTGAAGATCTCGCAGCGTCACAACATTGAAGATATTGAAGCAGATATTCGTAGCAGAGGAAGTGATGTTCCCCATCATAATTCCTCTGAAGGCGATTCTGTTTTTGGATCCGATAGGCGAGTCCCCACCATGCAATCAGATGTGAGACACTCAAGTTGGGGAAGACGAAGTGGAAGCTGGGAGATTGGATCGGAAGGAACATATGTTACTCCAAAAGAAGCATATCAATGA